A segment of the Candidatus Desulfatibia profunda genome:
CATCTGTAATAGACAAAATCCGGTGGGTGCGGTTATCAGTGTAAGGCTTTTTGAAGAATTGATGAAATTAAGAAATGAACAACAAAAACCAACTGTCGCCCAATTACTGTCAGAGCTGGAGTCAATAAAGATTTCTGAACCGTCCGAAATAGAAATTCCTCCAAGAAAAGATAGACCAAATTTGTTTGACAGGTCAGCGGATGAAATGGCTTTGTGATACAAATGTTATCAGTGAAGTGTTCAAAAAAGCACCGAACCGCAATGTAATAGACTGGCTGGCGCGTCAAGAAGAAATTTGTTTAAGCGTTGTGACCGTTGAGGAAATTTATTGCGGCCTTTCTCACAAAAACGCCCACAAAAGAATTGAATGGTTTGAAAAGTTTATATCGTTCAGATGCCGGGTATTCCCCGTAACCATTGAAACCGCCCGACATTGCGGCATACTTAGAGGTCGTTTTTTGCAAAAAGGCATCTCAAGAACACAAGCTGACCTTTTGATTGCAGCCACGGCCATCGAGCATCATCTTGTCCTGTCAACAGGCAATGAACGGGATTTTGATCATTGCGGAATCCCCGTCTTTAATCCCTTTGCCGGATAAAATTTAAAAGCAATATCCTCCTTTTTCAGGCGACCGTAATCTTTAAATATACTTGACAAGGACATAAATGGATAATAAATATATTCATCAAATTATCGGGGATGGAGTCCCCCATTAACCGCATTTTTGACTGATGACTCCTACCGAGAGAAAAAATCCGGTGGGAGCGACGTAACTCAGCCTCATCCGTGACGAAGTTGCTTGATTGCCTTCTTCCCACCGAATCTTTTCCGTATTATCCGAATTTGGCGTTCACTGAATTTTCGTAATTTTTTTCCGAAAAGGAAGCATGGACCACTCCGTTAACAGCGAACAGAATCCGGATGCGTCAAACGACCGGCTCATTTCCGTGCTGAATGTAGCCACAAACTTGGTTTCAGTCCTGGGTTCGGCCTTCAAGCACGAGGCCAAAAAGCTGTCTGCTTTGAAAGACCGCCTGATGGACGGAAGGTTCCACCTGGCAGTGCTTGGGCAGTTCAAACGGGGCAAAAGCACCTTGCTGAACGCTCTGGTTGCAGAACCGATCTTGCCGGTATCCGTCATTCCACTGACCGCCGTACCCACGTTTATTCATTTCGGAGCCGCACCGAAGATTAGAGTCCATTACGGCGATACTCGAAGTGTGGAAGAATTTAGCGGCGCATCGACAAGCGACCGAACCGCCTTTCTGGTCAAGTACGTGACCGAGGAAGGAAACCCGAAAAACAAACTCGGCGTCACCGAAGTCGAGGTGGTATTGCCGGCCCCGATCCTCTCCAAAGGAGTCGTACTTATAGACACGCCGGGCATCGGTTCGACCTACCGGCACAACACCCAGGCTACTTTGAATTTTTTGCAGCAATGCGATGCCGCCCTGTTTCTAATCTCAGCCGACCCACCGATAACGGATGTGGAACTGGACTTTCTCCGGCAAGTCCGAGAAAAAGTGCCCCGGCTGTTTTTCATCCT
Coding sequences within it:
- a CDS encoding type II toxin-antitoxin system prevent-host-death family antitoxin, producing MVKKKVIGGMTMRQWKISEAKARFTEVLSSCKTEPQIICNRQNPVGAVISVRLFEELMKLRNEQQKPTVAQLLSELESIKISEPSEIEIPPRKDRPNLFDRSADEMAL
- a CDS encoding type II toxin-antitoxin system VapC family toxin; translation: MKWLCDTNVISEVFKKAPNRNVIDWLARQEEICLSVVTVEEIYCGLSHKNAHKRIEWFEKFISFRCRVFPVTIETARHCGILRGRFLQKGISRTQADLLIAATAIEHHLVLSTGNERDFDHCGIPVFNPFAG
- a CDS encoding dynamin family protein produces the protein MDHSVNSEQNPDASNDRLISVLNVATNLVSVLGSAFKHEAKKLSALKDRLMDGRFHLAVLGQFKRGKSTLLNALVAEPILPVSVIPLTAVPTFIHFGAAPKIRVHYGDTRSVEEFSGASTSDRTAFLVKYVTEEGNPKNKLGVTEVEVVLPAPILSKGVVLIDTPGIGSTYRHNTQATLNFLQQCDAALFLISADPPITDVELDFLRQVREKVPRLFFILNKVDYLNAEEVRRLEAERGFLFRKQ